In a genomic window of Candidatus Kaelpia imicola:
- a CDS encoding tetratricopeptide repeat protein codes for MGSLFIKDKIWIQFSIIFILVLIVFFKSLSFEFSWLDNAQIEEESCIIQSQQELEDLLFQPLLNPKGQGNYYRPLFKISYTLDFLLYGKNPLGFRITNILLHIFNLILLYVILLKFKIAKEISLLSTLLYGFLPLNTSAVVCLGARADLLAAFFVLFAFLSYLTFQEKGKAVYFICSLLGYILALMSKEIAFPFFLVIFIIAKAKNQFKICNIWYLLLASGYLFIRFKIFGYIGSSLSLLRGEPFITILSSFAGFFRYLFKFFMPFNLSLSDAFPKYSSIFNFEVIFGLILFFMIALFFIRSVRRENLTLSLFLGWLLFFYIPISNIVPALHFWAERFFYLPGIGLIGVVGYLISKRKSLKIPLVAVVLFYGLFNLKYQEYFKNNELLFRRAIDISTKSEEAYNMLGYHHLLNNDYFRTIYYYHLATQDFSGYYTYSSLDETCNNLGVVFLRLKQYKEARKWFQSAVALDGDDSKAVLNLKILDFIESADVK; via the coding sequence TTGGGAAGTCTGTTTATCAAAGATAAAATCTGGATTCAATTCTCTATAATCTTTATTCTCGTCTTGATTGTATTTTTCAAAAGCTTGAGCTTTGAATTTAGCTGGCTGGACAATGCTCAGATTGAGGAAGAAAGCTGTATTATTCAAAGTCAGCAGGAGCTTGAAGACCTGTTATTTCAGCCGCTGCTTAATCCTAAAGGCCAGGGTAATTATTATCGGCCTCTATTTAAAATTTCGTACACATTGGATTTTTTACTCTACGGGAAAAACCCGCTGGGTTTTCGTATAACCAATATCCTGCTGCATATATTTAATTTAATATTGCTCTATGTTATTTTATTGAAATTTAAAATAGCTAAAGAGATATCTTTACTATCCACGCTTCTTTATGGTTTTTTGCCACTCAATACCTCAGCAGTGGTCTGTCTAGGGGCAAGGGCTGACCTGCTGGCTGCCTTCTTTGTTCTATTTGCGTTTCTGTCATATCTGACATTCCAGGAAAAGGGTAAGGCGGTCTATTTTATCTGCTCTCTTTTAGGGTATATCTTAGCCTTAATGAGCAAGGAGATTGCCTTTCCATTTTTTTTGGTGATCTTTATCATTGCAAAAGCTAAAAATCAGTTCAAGATCTGTAATATCTGGTATCTCTTACTTGCTTCGGGGTATCTGTTTATCAGGTTTAAAATCTTTGGTTATATCGGCAGTAGTCTATCTCTTTTGCGCGGCGAACCGTTTATAACTATTCTATCTTCTTTTGCAGGGTTTTTTAGGTATCTGTTTAAGTTCTTTATGCCTTTCAACCTTTCTTTAAGCGATGCTTTTCCAAAATATAGTTCTATCTTTAACTTTGAGGTTATTTTTGGATTAATCTTATTCTTCATGATAGCCCTATTCTTTATCCGTTCTGTAAGAAGAGAAAACTTAACCCTCTCTCTGTTTTTAGGATGGTTGCTGTTCTTCTATATTCCTATATCGAATATTGTCCCGGCTTTACATTTTTGGGCCGAGAGGTTTTTCTATCTCCCTGGCATTGGATTGATTGGGGTCGTTGGGTATCTTATCTCAAAGAGAAAAAGTCTTAAAATACCATTGGTAGCGGTTGTTCTATTTTACGGTCTTTTTAATCTTAAATATCAGGAGTATTTTAAAAATAACGAGCTGCTCTTTAGGAGGGCGATTGATATCTCTACAAAGAGTGAAGAGGCATATAATATGCTGGGCTATCATCATCTTTTAAATAATGACTATTTCCGGACAATATATTATTATCATTTGGCAACACAGGATTTCAGCGGTTATTATACTTACTCTTCTCTGGATGAGACCTGTAACAATTTAGGTGTAGTATTCTTGAGATTGAAACAGTATAAAGAGGCTAGAAAATGGTTCCAGTCTGCAGTAGCATTAGATGGAGATGACAGTAAGGCTGTTTTAAATTTAAAAATATTGGATTTCATTGAGAGTGCTGATGTTAAATAG
- a CDS encoding tetratricopeptide repeat protein: MLNRDDILPLLIIVAAGLIVYIGILDAPFIYDDIHLVLNNELITSFKYIPELFKTIFNSDILRLPFRPLQIISYMFDYKLWTFDPRGYHLINVLLHVFNSLLLYGLSLRFFKRRKEAFLIALLFVIHPLNTGAVSYISGRADLLAGYFSFLSLILFFRFLDSHKNIALILSMLSFVAAILSKEIALIVPLLLLTYVVIFYRPSLRYLICHLVIAAIYMLLRLPGFLAATFFKPTLSGRFLTAPYLFFRYLKIIFFPHNLRLSYAISYIDSPKDPAFILYFILLSLVVCLGLYSIRKSKRMVFFSIWYILNFLLISGVVVALNAPCAEHWLYLGLPAIFALMVSLIYSLFYRGAVYRYAGYIFITGMLIYYGFSTLERNKEWGTPEDFYKNEIEHTPSNYKAHYNLGIIYFNEGRYLDAEEEFKKTITIFPELHLAYYGLALTAEERGDMDEAISCYCKSLDIAPEFDLGRERLKILKGSYLGDVKK, from the coding sequence ATGTTAAATAGAGATGATATCCTGCCTTTACTAATAATTGTAGCTGCAGGACTGATTGTCTATATAGGTATTTTAGATGCCCCCTTTATCTATGATGATATCCACCTTGTATTAAACAATGAGCTGATAACCTCTTTTAAGTATATCCCCGAGCTTTTTAAGACTATATTCAATTCTGATATCTTGAGATTACCTTTTAGGCCCTTGCAGATTATCTCCTATATGTTTGACTATAAGCTCTGGACTTTTGACCCTAGAGGCTACCATCTTATCAACGTCTTACTTCACGTATTTAATAGCTTGCTATTATACGGTTTAAGTCTACGATTCTTCAAAAGAAGAAAAGAGGCTTTCTTAATAGCACTTCTGTTTGTAATTCATCCTCTCAATACTGGTGCGGTAAGCTATATATCTGGTAGAGCCGATCTATTAGCAGGATATTTCTCTTTTCTATCTCTGATCTTATTTTTCAGGTTCTTGGATAGTCATAAGAATATTGCTCTTATTTTAAGCATGCTGTCTTTTGTAGCTGCAATCTTATCTAAAGAGATAGCTTTGATAGTACCTCTATTACTTTTGACCTATGTAGTTATCTTCTATCGCCCTTCTTTGCGTTATCTTATTTGCCATCTGGTTATTGCTGCTATTTACATGCTGTTGAGATTGCCGGGTTTTCTAGCCGCTACTTTTTTTAAGCCTACGTTAAGCGGAAGATTTTTAACTGCACCCTATCTATTTTTTAGATATTTAAAAATAATATTTTTTCCTCACAACCTTAGGCTGTCCTATGCTATCAGTTATATAGATTCACCCAAAGACCCTGCATTTATTCTATACTTTATATTGCTCTCTTTAGTCGTCTGCCTTGGACTCTATTCAATTAGAAAGAGCAAGAGAATGGTATTTTTCTCTATATGGTATATCCTGAACTTTCTGCTTATATCCGGGGTAGTAGTTGCATTGAATGCTCCTTGTGCCGAGCATTGGCTCTATCTGGGATTGCCTGCAATATTTGCTTTAATGGTATCGTTAATATATAGTCTCTTTTACAGGGGAGCAGTATATAGGTATGCCGGTTATATCTTTATAACAGGTATGCTTATATACTATGGATTTTCAACTCTAGAGCGCAATAAAGAGTGGGGGACTCCTGAAGATTTTTATAAGAACGAGATTGAACATACCCCGTCTAATTACAAAGCTCATTATAATCTGGGCATAATATATTTTAATGAAGGAAGATATCTGGATGCCGAAGAAGAGTTCAAAAAAACTATTACGATATTTCCTGAACTTCACCTGGCCTATTATGGCCTTGCTTTAACTGCTGAAGAGAGAGGAGATATGGATGAGGCCATCAGCTGCTATTGTAAGAGCTTGGATATAGCTCCGGAATTTGATCTGGGAAGAGAGAGACTCAAAATTTTAAAAGGGAGCTATCTTGGTGATGTTAAAAAATAG
- a CDS encoding tetratricopeptide repeat protein, producing the protein MLKNRWCILLLFLILGFGLYSTSLNNGFIFSDHYLIGENCLIKSFSFTPYYFLGYISQDVKKAFRPLFMLSYNLSYSLSNYNASGYRAFNILLHVLSAFFLYRILCLFFRESNSKIALLLSIFFLVHPINLDAVVHIMARSTLLFSLFILLSFHSYLKYSLSKAKHLFYLSIVFYLFAALTKEHFVLYIPILFSYILLFDKRGLKKFTCLISYLLISISVFIYWKIMRLAVFAEAAVDIQFRTWGLNLLTQLKALLLFIKLFFVPAGFSFDHQNIEVLSYFDAAGWITVSILTASLIVFLRTDNRIKFGILWGVSFYFWRFCIQLESIARERHFYLTQIGIIFLLYIFLSRVKIRRYILNLLLVMFLIGLGLITYLRNPLYKDELIISCDIMECYPDSEIANFQIGTYFKTEKRYSAAEERFNRLILNARNPQLKAKALLSLAQIRIDEARYEEAEEIAIKTFKEFPYINDVYSLLGFLYLKSGKSGFERLIKIYPYNAKLLFYAGDYMFRKGNLDEARNYLNRSYNLGLDCPGYYFLFGRISEFEGERDEAIDYYKKLFSVYPFHREGCFYLGSLLAQKDSEEADIYLKRALKIDSSFAASYYNLGLYYLSRGNRDGAVRLIKRAESLGYGIPPEVEAVIAKGIL; encoded by the coding sequence ATGTTAAAAAATAGATGGTGCATTCTTTTGCTTTTTTTGATTTTAGGTTTTGGTCTCTATTCAACTTCGTTGAATAATGGATTTATATTTAGCGATCATTATTTAATAGGAGAGAATTGTTTGATAAAAAGTTTCTCTTTTACCCCCTATTACTTTCTGGGCTATATATCTCAAGATGTTAAAAAAGCATTCAGGCCTTTATTTATGCTTAGCTATAATTTGAGTTATAGCTTATCGAATTATAATGCTTCAGGGTATAGAGCTTTTAATATTCTGCTCCATGTTCTCTCTGCGTTTTTTCTGTATAGAATATTATGTCTATTCTTTAGAGAGTCTAATTCAAAAATAGCGCTCTTACTATCTATCTTTTTTTTGGTTCATCCCATTAATCTTGACGCGGTAGTGCATATTATGGCAAGGTCTACTTTGCTTTTCAGTCTCTTTATACTTCTCTCTTTCCATTCTTATCTAAAGTATAGTCTGTCTAAAGCTAAACATCTATTCTATCTTTCCATCGTATTTTATCTATTTGCTGCTTTAACCAAAGAGCATTTTGTTTTGTATATTCCAATTTTATTCTCATACATTCTGTTGTTTGATAAGAGAGGGTTAAAAAAGTTTACCTGTTTGATTTCTTATCTTTTAATCTCAATCTCTGTCTTTATCTATTGGAAAATAATGAGACTGGCTGTTTTTGCAGAAGCTGCAGTAGATATTCAGTTTAGAACCTGGGGGCTAAATCTTCTGACCCAACTTAAAGCTCTGCTTCTCTTTATAAAGCTTTTCTTTGTCCCGGCAGGATTTTCTTTTGATCATCAGAACATAGAGGTTCTATCGTACTTCGATGCGGCAGGCTGGATTACGGTCTCTATTCTTACCGCTTCTTTGATAGTCTTTTTAAGAACCGATAACAGAATAAAATTTGGAATTCTGTGGGGAGTATCTTTTTATTTTTGGAGATTTTGTATTCAACTGGAATCAATAGCCAGAGAGCGCCATTTCTATTTAACCCAGATAGGCATTATATTTCTTCTCTATATATTTTTAAGCAGAGTGAAGATTAGAAGATATATTTTAAATCTGCTTCTAGTTATGTTTTTAATTGGACTTGGACTAATTACATATTTGAGAAACCCGCTTTATAAAGATGAGCTTATCATATCCTGTGATATTATGGAGTGTTATCCGGATTCTGAGATTGCTAATTTTCAAATCGGAACATATTTTAAAACGGAAAAAAGATATTCTGCTGCAGAAGAGCGATTTAATCGATTAATATTAAATGCTAGAAATCCCCAGCTTAAAGCAAAAGCGCTTCTTAGCTTAGCCCAGATAAGAATTGATGAAGCTCGATACGAAGAAGCAGAGGAGATTGCCATAAAGACTTTTAAGGAGTTTCCTTATATTAATGACGTTTACAGCTTGCTTGGATTTTTATATTTAAAGAGCGGTAAATCTGGCTTTGAGAGGTTGATTAAAATCTACCCTTACAATGCGAAGCTTCTGTTCTATGCCGGAGACTATATGTTTAGGAAGGGTAATCTGGATGAGGCCCGCAACTATTTGAACAGATCTTATAATTTAGGTTTAGATTGTCCGGGGTATTATTTTCTTTTTGGTAGAATAAGCGAGTTTGAGGGTGAGAGAGATGAGGCTATAGATTACTATAAGAAGCTTTTTTCAGTCTACCCTTTTCATAGAGAAGGGTGTTTCTATTTAGGCTCTCTTTTGGCTCAGAAAGATTCAGAAGAAGCCGATATTTACCTGAAGAGAGCTTTAAAGATTGACTCTTCATTTGCTGCTTCTTATTACAATTTAGGGTTATATTATCTGAGTCGGGGTAATAGAGATGGGGCGGTTAGGTTGATAAAGAGAGCAGAATCTCTGGGGTATGGTATACCTCCTGAAGTAGAGGCAGTTATAGCTAAAGGGATATTATGA
- a CDS encoding glycosyltransferase family 39 protein, translating to MFKFKKIRTYHLIILLSILFWCFALSNISIDFSETGGDSAQYLILAKSILSGCGYRALNLPGEPLFDHYPPVFPTFLSFIIAIFGLNYQVIYIFIAIVGYISLILTYYLMRNYLDRRGSLLICLLTASNLFFFIYITMHILTEALYLFLSLLSFLLILKYFSFYDKKRYIVLILSFISIILSYFTRYIGISLFLAVILFLIKTERDYKAALNLSVLFFIFFLIWRFIPSSLDINSSYITGQFWLIDPYKPFLGSIFTDPGTFILRIIEGVNIYCRDIAVIIIPLIGLKNYSIFNFIWLSVVLFILFGLCSSFKDKKKPIFNYYFIIYMVILVVWPYRETYRFLMPIIPFLYYYFIKGVTKALFFIKIKYTSSILCLILVVVLLINITSDFFIIPDLTKISEAKKEFIALHDWINDNIVNDKIILSRKPTVSYLLTKHKSLIFPYSKDSNDIWNRVVEEEIGYIVVDNFSPQTRIYLGPFLYQFKDKIKLIYMKGESGVFEVLR from the coding sequence ATGTTTAAATTTAAAAAAATAAGAACATATCATCTTATCATTCTTCTCAGTATTCTCTTTTGGTGTTTTGCATTGAGTAATATAAGTATTGATTTTTCGGAAACAGGTGGCGATAGTGCGCAGTATCTTATTCTTGCCAAAAGCATTTTGAGCGGTTGCGGGTATCGTGCTTTAAACCTGCCTGGTGAACCCCTTTTTGATCACTATCCGCCGGTCTTCCCGACTTTTCTTTCTTTTATTATAGCTATTTTTGGTCTTAATTATCAGGTTATCTATATTTTTATTGCGATTGTGGGGTATATTAGCCTCATTTTAACATACTATTTGATGAGGAATTATTTAGACAGGAGAGGTTCTCTTCTAATATGCCTTTTAACAGCTTCAAACCTCTTCTTTTTTATTTATATAACTATGCATATATTGACCGAAGCGCTATATCTTTTTTTATCTCTTTTAAGTTTTTTATTAATTTTGAAGTACTTTAGTTTTTACGATAAAAAGAGATATATTGTTTTAATACTATCTTTTATTTCAATTATTCTTAGTTATTTTACACGCTATATAGGTATCAGTCTTTTTTTAGCTGTCATTCTATTTCTTATTAAAACAGAACGTGATTATAAAGCAGCATTAAACCTCTCGGTTTTATTTTTTATATTTTTTCTTATCTGGAGATTTATCCCTTCGAGCTTGGATATTAACAGCAGCTATATTACAGGGCAGTTTTGGCTAATAGACCCCTACAAACCTTTCTTGGGCAGCATATTTACGGATCCGGGCACATTTATTTTAAGAATTATAGAAGGAGTTAATATATATTGTAGGGATATAGCAGTTATTATTATTCCTCTCATAGGTTTAAAAAATTATTCCATTTTCAATTTTATATGGTTATCTGTAGTATTGTTTATTCTATTTGGATTATGTTCAAGTTTTAAGGATAAGAAAAAGCCTATATTTAACTACTATTTTATTATCTATATGGTTATTTTAGTTGTCTGGCCCTATAGAGAGACTTATAGGTTTCTTATGCCGATAATTCCTTTTCTCTATTATTATTTCATAAAAGGTGTAACTAAGGCCTTGTTTTTTATTAAAATTAAATATACCTCTTCCATCCTTTGCCTTATATTGGTTGTGGTTTTACTGATAAATATAACCAGCGATTTTTTTATAATTCCAGATCTGACTAAAATATCGGAAGCAAAAAAGGAGTTCATAGCTCTTCATGATTGGATAAATGATAATATAGTAAACGATAAGATAATACTATCACGTAAGCCGACCGTGAGTTATTTACTTACAAAGCACAAGTCGTTAATATTTCCCTATAGTAAAGATTCAAACGATATCTGGAATAGGGTTGTTGAAGAAGAGATAGGCTATATAGTAGTAGATAATTTCTCACCGCAGACCCGTATATATCTAGGGCCGTTTCTATATCAGTTTAAAGATAAAATAAAACTTATTTATATGAAAGGTGAATCTGGAGTCTTTGAGGTGCTGCGTTGA
- a CDS encoding glycosyltransferase family 39 protein: MDRRERGYLALVVLIALGLRLYYICQPMRYDEAFGFLFFFSQPLSFSLSHYIAPNNHLLYNLFAHPLYVLLGDSEWVMRIPSFLFGLLLIPAGYYLISSLFNKESGLLSAVLLATSSLLIEYSTNARGYTLYLLLAIVFFYSIELIFKKQKGGWVYFILSATLGLYTIPVMVYPIIVGLFWFLTRIIQDRFKKHKIKMLIISMIIVSLLSLGLYLPVILQSGLASIFANRFVSLGCSFGFIEDLPRYLSNLWSSWMRDFPGWDRLALVLALFVGTVGSKELRKKYISILIPSVLAIMSILFLSRKIPPQRVFMFLIPLYFGAVSSALVYIFKCDFKKVLFRIIVISITLFLSFAVIKEGAVIKSEETGTLSGAEDLVLFLKGRLKEGDNVLCFMPVDFILAYYFNHYSISWSYLGADLKTTERVFIVLKKGQDLSSLLEKNNLPSFLNNSKYITSFKDANLYSYLDFKSTLLQF; encoded by the coding sequence ATGGATAGAAGAGAGAGGGGATATCTTGCTCTCGTTGTATTAATAGCTCTCGGATTGAGGTTGTATTATATCTGTCAGCCTATGCGTTACGATGAGGCATTTGGATTTTTATTCTTTTTCTCTCAGCCGCTGTCGTTTTCGTTGTCACATTATATTGCACCCAACAATCACCTTCTCTATAATCTCTTTGCTCACCCTCTATATGTTTTACTAGGGGATTCTGAATGGGTTATGCGTATACCTTCTTTTCTCTTTGGACTTCTATTAATTCCTGCAGGTTATTATTTGATATCATCTTTGTTTAATAAAGAGTCTGGCTTGCTCTCTGCCGTACTCCTTGCAACTTCATCTCTCCTTATAGAGTATTCTACTAATGCCAGAGGCTATACTCTCTATCTGTTGCTGGCTATTGTTTTTTTCTATTCTATAGAGCTTATATTTAAAAAGCAGAAAGGGGGTTGGGTATATTTTATACTCTCGGCAACCTTGGGTCTATATACTATTCCGGTTATGGTTTACCCTATTATAGTAGGATTATTTTGGTTTTTGACCAGGATTATTCAAGATAGATTTAAAAAACATAAAATTAAAATGTTGATTATTTCAATGATAATTGTATCGTTGCTAAGTTTAGGGTTATATCTTCCGGTTATTCTGCAATCTGGACTGGCTTCTATTTTTGCAAATAGATTTGTTAGTCTCGGATGCTCTTTTGGTTTTATAGAGGATTTGCCCCGATATTTATCTAATCTTTGGTCAAGCTGGATGAGGGATTTTCCTGGCTGGGATAGATTGGCATTAGTTCTAGCGTTATTTGTGGGAACTGTAGGGTCAAAAGAGTTAAGGAAAAAATATATCTCTATTCTAATACCGTCCGTTTTAGCTATAATGAGCATATTATTTTTAAGCAGAAAGATTCCTCCTCAGAGAGTCTTTATGTTTCTAATTCCGTTATATTTTGGAGCTGTCTCTTCGGCTTTAGTCTATATTTTTAAATGTGATTTTAAAAAAGTATTGTTCAGAATAATAGTTATATCGATTACCTTATTTCTCTCTTTTGCGGTTATTAAGGAGGGTGCTGTTATTAAGAGCGAAGAGACAGGGACTTTGAGCGGAGCAGAAGATCTGGTTTTATTTTTAAAAGGACGACTTAAAGAGGGTGACAATGTGTTATGTTTTATGCCTGTAGACTTTATTCTTGCCTATTATTTTAACCATTATAGTATCTCTTGGAGTTATCTGGGGGCAGATTTGAAGACAACAGAGAGAGTCTTTATTGTTTTAAAAAAAGGGCAGGATTTAAGCTCTTTATTGGAGAAAAATAATCTCCCTAGTTTTTTAAATAACAGCAAATATATAACGTCATTTAAAGATGCGAATCTCTATAGTTATTTGGATTTTAAATCGACTTTGTTACAATTTTGA
- a CDS encoding glycosyltransferase family 9 protein, with product MKKKTVIISLSGIGNTILAIPFLKNLRHIIDTDIRLVLLNAGLGKMLKDAGLIDGYSVFTRSILANLVLLFKLHKQRFDYSFTVFPSNKTALNILVFLIAAQNRISHRYKGGLFRFDFLINKKVESDVKIHDLEQNLNLLKVLDGRDGGISYDLNLKLNYDNFEIVKRYIENRGLNNKFLVGIHPGGGGSWNKSWQGHKKRWPIERFAELSQRLIDDKDAYILIFGGNEESSLKNRLADYIKDKARVFVMDSQSLELTALFIECCKLFISNDTGLMHLSSALSIPTLGIFGPSNHARTAPRGKKSFYIMNNVVDCSPCLRYPFYSSRSSIDCSRGLACLKSISVDDVYNKLRTKGLV from the coding sequence ATGAAGAAGAAAACGGTTATTATCTCTCTTTCCGGTATAGGCAATACTATATTAGCAATACCTTTTTTGAAAAACCTCCGGCATATTATTGATACGGATATAAGGTTGGTCCTATTAAATGCAGGTCTTGGAAAGATGCTTAAAGATGCAGGGTTAATAGATGGCTATTCTGTTTTTACAAGAAGTATATTAGCCAATTTAGTCCTGTTATTTAAATTACACAAGCAGAGGTTTGATTATTCGTTTACTGTTTTTCCTTCGAATAAAACAGCGCTAAATATTCTGGTGTTTTTAATTGCAGCACAGAATAGAATTTCGCATAGATATAAGGGTGGATTATTTAGGTTTGATTTTTTAATCAATAAGAAGGTAGAGTCAGATGTGAAGATTCATGATTTAGAACAGAATTTAAATCTCCTCAAAGTCTTAGATGGTAGAGATGGGGGAATAAGTTATGATTTAAACCTTAAACTTAATTATGATAATTTTGAAATTGTAAAACGATATATAGAAAATAGAGGTTTAAATAATAAATTTTTAGTAGGGATTCATCCTGGAGGAGGAGGTTCTTGGAATAAGAGCTGGCAGGGTCATAAAAAAAGGTGGCCTATAGAAAGATTTGCAGAACTATCTCAAAGATTAATTGACGATAAAGATGCATATATTCTTATTTTTGGAGGTAATGAGGAAAGTTCTTTAAAAAATAGATTAGCAGATTATATAAAAGATAAAGCTAGAGTATTCGTTATGGATAGTCAGTCTTTGGAATTAACAGCACTCTTCATAGAGTGTTGTAAGTTATTTATATCCAATGATACTGGGCTTATGCACTTAAGTTCTGCTTTATCAATTCCAACTTTAGGCATTTTTGGACCTAGTAACCATGCAAGAACAGCTCCACGTGGCAAGAAGAGCTTTTATATAATGAATAATGTAGTTGATTGTTCACCTTGCCTAAGATACCCCTTCTATTCAAGCAGGAGCAGCATAGACTGCTCTAGGGGTTTAGCTTGCTTAAAGAGTATAAGCGTTGATGATGTTTATAATAAGTTAAGAACCAAGGGGTTAGTATAA
- a CDS encoding class I SAM-dependent methyltransferase encodes MIRIEVDYKISSDLAAIIKDRIKGYILDVGTGDGSKLYHLLEGSKFKKAVALEPDSSKIDSAKKLFKKDARVKLINTDLKHMPRQIGQFDLVMMFEVIEHIPLALLDGYIRRIRGLLVKGGIIIVSSPNRYIYRMICNLKLEKRESTHVSEMNWLELRRFMKNYFKEQVFKGEFPGMSITRRFPVFYNYFSLLNKNFAHPAVSRAIYWVGEK; translated from the coding sequence GTGATAAGGATTGAAGTTGATTATAAAATAAGCTCGGATCTGGCAGCTATTATAAAAGACCGCATTAAAGGTTACATTTTAGATGTAGGAACTGGAGACGGCTCTAAGCTTTACCATCTGTTGGAAGGTTCTAAATTTAAAAAAGCCGTAGCCTTAGAGCCAGATTCTTCAAAAATTGATTCTGCAAAAAAATTATTTAAAAAAGATGCTAGAGTAAAGCTTATAAATACAGATTTAAAACATATGCCTAGACAGATTGGGCAGTTTGATTTAGTCATGATGTTTGAAGTTATAGAACACATACCTCTTGCTTTGCTTGATGGTTATATCAGGAGGATAAGAGGGCTGCTTGTTAAAGGAGGTATCATAATAGTCTCATCTCCTAATAGGTATATATATCGCATGATATGCAATTTAAAGCTGGAAAAGAGAGAGTCGACTCACGTATCAGAGATGAATTGGCTAGAACTGAGAAGGTTTATGAAGAATTATTTTAAAGAGCAGGTTTTTAAAGGAGAGTTTCCAGGTATGAGCATCACAAGAAGATTCCCTGTGTTTTACAATTATTTTTCGCTATTAAACAAAAATTTTGCTCATCCGGCTGTATCGCGTGCTATATACTGGGTTGGTGAAAAATAG
- a CDS encoding radical SAM protein: protein MDLRLKLLRSGLLKQFIRWGLTDAILDLYWSRDNKSLWKEIKSSGYIDKPRTVWFEPTMRCNLRCDFCHQNSRRSLNFKELNMQEIEKFLDCVKDWGIDLIEMVGGEIFMREDIFEILDLIEIRSMKVKLGTNGYLLDQERVERLKTYKSIESIAISIDADRERHNSLRKSGDSFQRACRALELLCDAPFIVGLYAIIVSESVDSIGYLIDLASKLKVDRLTFMPEMFYSKNDIEEASDILHFNQSDRFFIQQKELSDKKTYLQKNTAAIYEIRNLRKRSAVFTAIYPRIAAKYPLEFFQGRVQKEKSLICKNLCSLTVIENGDVLVCPFIYKKIGNVTENSPFEFWNSKLMQSLRKDILNNNLLPICKKCCSLAYI, encoded by the coding sequence ATGGATTTAAGATTAAAATTGTTACGAAGCGGATTATTAAAACAATTTATAAGATGGGGTCTAACAGATGCCATTCTCGATCTTTACTGGAGTAGAGATAATAAATCCTTATGGAAAGAAATTAAGAGCAGTGGGTATATAGATAAACCTAGAACAGTCTGGTTTGAACCAACAATGCGCTGTAATCTTCGTTGTGATTTTTGCCATCAGAATTCAAGAAGGAGCTTAAATTTTAAAGAACTAAATATGCAGGAGATAGAAAAATTTTTAGATTGTGTAAAAGATTGGGGTATAGATTTGATAGAGATGGTAGGGGGAGAGATATTTATGAGAGAGGATATCTTTGAAATATTAGATCTTATAGAGATTCGGAGTATGAAGGTAAAATTAGGTACTAATGGCTATCTTCTGGATCAAGAGAGGGTAGAGAGGCTGAAAACTTACAAATCTATAGAGAGCATAGCAATCTCAATAGATGCGGATAGAGAGCGTCATAATAGCTTAAGAAAATCAGGAGATTCTTTTCAAAGAGCTTGTCGAGCATTAGAGTTATTATGTGATGCTCCGTTTATAGTTGGACTATATGCCATTATTGTCTCTGAGAGCGTTGATTCTATTGGCTACCTCATTGATTTGGCCTCTAAATTAAAAGTCGATAGGCTTACATTTATGCCTGAAATGTTTTATTCAAAAAATGATATTGAAGAGGCGTCTGATATTTTGCATTTTAATCAGAGTGACAGGTTCTTTATACAGCAAAAAGAGCTTAGCGATAAAAAAACATATTTGCAAAAAAATACCGCTGCTATTTATGAGATAAGGAATTTAAGAAAAAGAAGTGCTGTATTTACAGCTATATACCCAAGGATTGCAGCGAAATATCCACTTGAATTCTTTCAAGGTCGAGTGCAGAAAGAGAAGAGTTTGATATGTAAGAATCTCTGCTCCTTGACAGTTATAGAGAATGGAGATGTGCTGGTATGCCCTTTTATATACAAAAAGATTGGCAATGTAACTGAAAATAGCCCATTTGAATTTTGGAATAGCAAACTCATGCAGAGTTTACGTAAAGATATATTAAATAATAATCTATTACCTATATGCAAAAAGTGTTGTTCGTTAGCTTACATCTGA